In the genome of Populus trichocarpa isolate Nisqually-1 chromosome 6, P.trichocarpa_v4.1, whole genome shotgun sequence, one region contains:
- the LOC7468058 gene encoding calcium-dependent protein kinase 13: protein MGNCCRSPAAVAREDVKSSFSGHDHGKKDNTAKKTPQPITVLTGFPKENIEERYLVDRELGRGEFGVTYLCIERDSRELLACKSISKRKLRTAVDIEDVRREVAIMKHLPKSSSIVSLKEACEDDNAVHLVMELCEGGELFDRIVARGHYTERAAAAVTRTIVEVVQLCHKHGVIHRDLKPENFLFASKKENSPLKAIDFGLSIFFKPGERFSEIVGSPYYMAPEVLKRNYGPEIDIWSAGVILYILLCGVPPFWAESEQGVAQAILRGIIDFKRDPWPNISENAKSLVRQMLEPDPKLRLTAKQVLEHPWLLNAKKAPNVPLGDVVKSRLKQFSMMNRFKRKALRVIADFLSIEEVEDIKEMFKKMDTDNDGIVSIEELKTGLRSFGSQLGESEVQMLIEAVDANGKGKLDYGEFVAVSLPLQRMDNDEHLRKAFSYFDKDGNGYILPDELRDALMEDGADDCTDVANDIFQEVDTDKDGRISYDEFFAMMKTGTDWRKVSRHYSRGRFNSLSMKLMKDGSLNLGSE, encoded by the exons ATGGGGAATTGTTGCAGATCTCCGGCCGCCGTAGCTAGAGAAGATGTGAAATCGAGCTTCTCCGGTCACGATCACggaaagaaagacaacacagcTAAAAAAACACCGCAACCAATCACAGTCCTCACTGGCTTCCCCAAGGAGAACATCGAAGAGCGCTATTTAGTAGATCGTGAGCTAGGTCGGGGAGAATTTGGCGTAACGTATCTGTGTATAGAGCGAGACTCGAGAGAGTTACTTGCCTGTAAGAGTATTTCGAAGAGGAAGTTGAGGACTGCTGTGGATATTGAAGATGTCAGACGAGAAGTAGCGATAATGAAGCATTTGCCGAAGAGTTCGAGTATTGTGAGCTTGAAAGAAGCTTGTGAGGATGATAATGCGGTGCATTTGGTTATGGAGTTGTGTGAAGGAGGGGAATTGTTTGATAGAATTGTTGCTAGAGGTCATTATACTGAAAGAGCCGCCGCCGCAGTGACTAGAACGATTGTTGAGGTTGTGCAGTTGTGTCATAAGCATGGTGTGATTCATAGGGATTTGAAGCCGGAGAATTTTTTGTTCGCGAGTAAGAAAGAGAATTCGCCTTTGAAAGCTATTGATTTTGGCTTGTCTATTTTCTTTAAGCCAG GTGAGAGGTTCTCTGAAATTGTTGGAAGTCCTTATTACATGGCTCCAGAGGTGCTCAAGCGGAACTATGGACCGGAAATTGATATATGGAGTGCAGGGGTCATTCTCTATATCTTGTTGTGCGGTGTTCCGCCATTTTGGGCTG AGTCCGAGCAAGGAGTTGCTCAGGCCATTCTTCGTGGGATTATAGATTTCAAACGGGATCCATGGCCAAATATTTCGGAAAATGCTAAGAGTTTAGTGAGGCAAATGCTGGAGCCAGACCCAAAGCTTCGATTAACTGCAAAACAAGTGTTAg AGCATCCTTGGCTCCTAAATGCTAAGAAAGCTCCAAATGTTCCTCTTGGAGATGTTGTCAAGTCAAGACTTAAGCAGTTTTCAATGATGAACAGATTCAAAAGAAAAGCTCTCAGG GTTATTGCTGATTTCTTATCCATTGAAGAAGTTGAAGATATCAAAGAAATGTTCAAGAAGATGGACACCGATAATGACGGTATTGTTTCAATTGAAGAATTGAAAACTGGACTTCGAAGTTTTGGTTCCCAGCTTGGGGAGTCTGAAGTTCAAATGCTTATTGAAGCT GTAGATGCTAATGGGAAGGGTAAACTAGACTATGGGGAGTTTGTCGCTGTTTCTCTTCCTCTCCAAAGGATGGACAATGATGAGCATCTTCGCAAGGCATTCTCCTACTTCGACAAGGATGGCAATGGTTACATTTTGCCAGATGAGCTCCGGGATGCCCTGATGGAGGATGGAGCGGATGATTGTACAGATGTGGCAAATGACATCTTCCAAGAAGTAGACACTGACAAG GATGGAAGAATCAGCTATGACGAATTCTTTGCTATGATGAAAACTGGAACAGATTGGAGGAAAGTTTCCCGTCATTACTCTAGAGGGAGATTCAACAGTCTAAGCATGAAGCTCATGAAGGATGGTTCACTAAACCTGGGGAGTGAGTAA